The following proteins are encoded in a genomic region of Methylobacterium tardum:
- a CDS encoding HsdM family class I SAM-dependent methyltransferase: protein MRDDALSQRLNEICEQLGYTESETFVTADTLGADGQRSYVVREAIRTIGIAAVFGLAGSLEASAARPVVYLAAAADADQVRRIRREVWTQGVVPFLIIVSPGTLTICSGFEPPSEKAVVLKDDGPLPKPLLDLSAARLRSSIAWQNFDVALKSSVDNRLVDAIEALNRAARNLNPSLKDERNLVNAAIGRFLYLYVLIDRGILHEAWLREVGTNREGAALFASAVCADGKQGAWTAQDAFEALDAVDGEINGSVFPITEDQRALLTDEVCRLIHTVLRAGTTVEAIGGQQLDFFDVSYRVLRTETISAIYERFVAIEDGNDKADDGVFYTPPHLADHVLDLMEEAAPLTVTSRIIDPAAGSGVFLVGAFRRIMERATPEGGWSQEHIYRAHDLLTRCIFGAEKQAQATNVCRFSLYLTLLDYVGNAQIENLVAAAGDVKFLPDLTKNILCTNAFDLTPDLLAVDRKRYTHVIGNPPWSQKGGQKDRANVRINQREEAATAHFSEGLDTDEEPVAQGRMSDLFVWLAKKHLAEHDGVIALVLPTRSLVGLKSGRFAHAVARAMTPVFIGNLSHLRRKLFDGAQAPAMIAVLRNRPPERTDRVAIYRPLLTSLPLGKKRDIWALFLAQADMQYVRAEDLQSGPSGWYEQTMLRALDRRMRGALVTWTRARSRTFGDFLTRSRLAMTRGASPTNSGVSRRPNGADKDVKLMPITPYALEQANPDYRARFSGNVILVPRSMAEAFYLRDPHAYSSSFNAILPEAQQRAGRYDPETDVGLTLRDKVVNALIQYLNAPILRYFAALYGSGQLADSARFEREELLSVPCPYSSVDDPVFLALAARSDVDDAILDAMNAGDEFRRAYRDFRDFRRQFGNARIPKTSYMTAKTSEVEDYLERVKAEVASALPRGTPMQIKSSKTPGHDAPDAIHILLDGGDPIPRTPPKSLFLGTSVIETYLDDEQIVIWKSTGRHAWTIEQAVADAQVVIRRISAVPVELR, encoded by the coding sequence GTGCGCGACGACGCCCTAAGTCAGCGGCTGAACGAGATCTGCGAGCAGCTCGGCTACACCGAGAGCGAGACCTTCGTCACCGCCGACACCCTAGGTGCGGACGGGCAGCGCTCATATGTCGTGCGGGAAGCGATCAGGACGATCGGCATCGCCGCTGTGTTCGGTCTGGCCGGTTCCCTCGAGGCGAGCGCAGCGCGCCCGGTCGTCTACCTTGCGGCGGCCGCCGATGCCGATCAGGTGCGCCGGATCCGCAGGGAAGTCTGGACCCAGGGCGTCGTCCCGTTTCTGATCATCGTCTCGCCGGGCACGCTGACGATCTGTTCCGGCTTCGAGCCGCCCTCCGAGAAAGCCGTCGTCCTCAAAGATGACGGCCCCTTGCCGAAGCCGCTCCTCGATCTGTCCGCGGCGCGTCTGCGATCCTCCATCGCGTGGCAGAACTTCGACGTCGCGTTGAAGTCGAGCGTCGACAACCGCCTCGTGGACGCGATCGAGGCGCTCAACCGCGCCGCTCGGAACCTGAACCCCTCGCTCAAGGACGAGCGGAACCTCGTCAACGCCGCGATCGGACGGTTCCTCTACCTCTACGTCCTGATCGACCGCGGGATCCTCCACGAGGCATGGTTACGCGAGGTTGGGACCAACCGCGAAGGAGCCGCCCTGTTCGCGAGCGCGGTCTGCGCGGATGGAAAGCAGGGCGCGTGGACGGCCCAGGACGCGTTTGAAGCCCTCGACGCGGTCGACGGCGAGATCAACGGCTCGGTCTTCCCCATCACTGAGGACCAGCGCGCGCTGCTGACGGACGAGGTCTGCCGGTTGATCCACACCGTCCTAAGGGCCGGCACGACCGTCGAGGCCATCGGGGGACAGCAACTCGACTTCTTCGACGTCTCCTACAGGGTCCTGAGGACCGAGACGATCTCCGCGATCTACGAGCGGTTCGTCGCGATCGAGGACGGCAACGACAAGGCCGACGATGGTGTGTTCTACACGCCGCCGCACCTTGCCGATCACGTCCTGGACCTCATGGAAGAGGCCGCACCGCTCACGGTCACCTCTCGGATCATCGATCCGGCGGCCGGGTCCGGCGTGTTCCTGGTCGGTGCATTCCGCCGGATCATGGAGCGGGCGACGCCCGAGGGCGGGTGGTCTCAAGAACACATCTACCGCGCGCACGATCTCCTGACGCGCTGCATCTTCGGTGCCGAGAAACAGGCCCAGGCGACGAATGTCTGCCGTTTCAGCCTGTACCTGACGCTCCTCGACTACGTCGGAAACGCTCAGATCGAGAACCTCGTCGCCGCTGCAGGGGACGTGAAGTTTCTTCCCGATCTCACCAAGAATATCCTTTGTACGAACGCCTTCGACCTGACGCCCGATCTGCTCGCCGTCGATCGAAAGCGCTACACGCACGTCATCGGCAACCCTCCATGGTCTCAGAAGGGCGGCCAAAAGGATCGCGCCAACGTCCGGATCAATCAGCGCGAGGAGGCCGCCACCGCGCACTTCTCCGAAGGTCTCGACACAGACGAAGAGCCCGTGGCGCAGGGGCGGATGTCGGACCTGTTCGTGTGGCTCGCCAAGAAGCACTTGGCCGAACACGACGGGGTTATCGCGCTCGTGCTGCCCACGCGCTCACTGGTCGGACTGAAATCCGGACGGTTCGCTCACGCCGTCGCGCGTGCGATGACGCCGGTCTTCATCGGCAACCTGTCTCATCTGCGTCGCAAGCTGTTCGATGGCGCTCAAGCTCCAGCCATGATCGCCGTCCTGAGAAATCGGCCGCCAGAGCGCACGGATCGTGTCGCGATCTATCGGCCGCTTCTCACGTCCCTCCCGCTTGGCAAGAAACGGGATATCTGGGCGCTGTTTCTCGCTCAGGCAGACATGCAGTATGTTCGCGCCGAAGATCTCCAGTCGGGACCGAGCGGCTGGTACGAACAGACCATGCTGCGGGCGCTCGACCGCCGTATGCGCGGCGCGCTCGTGACGTGGACCCGTGCGCGGTCGCGGACGTTCGGTGATTTCCTGACCCGCTCAAGGCTCGCCATGACGCGCGGGGCCAGCCCCACCAATAGCGGCGTCTCGCGTCGGCCCAACGGTGCAGATAAAGACGTCAAGCTGATGCCGATCACGCCGTACGCCCTGGAACAGGCCAATCCGGATTACCGGGCCCGGTTCTCAGGGAACGTGATCCTGGTCCCCCGCAGCATGGCCGAGGCCTTCTACCTGCGTGACCCGCACGCCTACTCATCGTCGTTCAATGCGATCCTGCCCGAGGCACAGCAGCGTGCAGGACGCTACGATCCCGAGACCGACGTCGGATTGACACTGCGGGATAAGGTCGTCAACGCCCTCATCCAGTACCTGAACGCGCCGATCTTACGCTACTTCGCCGCCCTGTACGGTTCAGGCCAGCTCGCCGACAGCGCCCGCTTCGAGCGCGAGGAACTCCTGTCTGTCCCCTGCCCTTATAGCTCGGTGGACGATCCCGTCTTCCTGGCCCTTGCCGCTCGATCGGACGTCGATGATGCGATCCTCGACGCGATGAACGCCGGCGACGAGTTTCGGAGAGCCTATCGAGACTTCCGGGATTTCCGGAGGCAATTCGGCAACGCCCGCATCCCGAAAACAAGCTACATGACCGCAAAGACCTCAGAGGTCGAAGACTATCTGGAACGGGTTAAGGCCGAGGTCGCCTCCGCTCTCCCGCGCGGCACACCGATGCAAATCAAGTCCTCCAAAACACCGGGCCATGACGCGCCGGACGCAATCCATATCTTGCTCGATGGTGGCGATCCAATACCACGGACGCCGCCGAAGAGCCTGTTCC
- a CDS encoding DUF262 domain-containing protein — MSYVSSTISRVLDQINRSYFLPAIQRPYVWQPDQIIALFDSLLKGYPISSFLFWEIRPERRADWEIYKFADNFRQGSTHNELAEPDGRDVMLVLDGQQRLTSLFIGLRGTYAVRARYARRNNPDAWSRQRLYIDLLKDPAVEEEEIDGEDLGVTYGLRFFEQDPINDAAHHWMKVGRILDCTSDDAFDHLREAIVDTLPDTTTRAQQRIAERTLDRLYRTVWKDGVIAYYTEKDQSYDRVLDIFIRANDGGTKLSKSDLLLSMITAQWEGVSARQEIYAFVDHLNDGLTARNRLDKDFVMKSCLVLCDLDPRYKIGNFTNANLERIEANWRAIKASLEATLRLVNRFGIDAETLTSLNALLPIAYYLHRIGGGSLDGSTPFEAANAKRIQRWLLGSLLNGVFGGSSDRTIGIARATLQTALETGRDFPERALVEVLVGRGRAAAFDEGNIEGVLGSSYGKRTCFLALSLLYDAHAWGAMPHHIDHIIPRSLADRRALAAQNIPAPEIDRILASVNRLGNLQLLLARENLEKSNMPFDRWLQTRDADFRSRHLIPNDPALWSVRALPEFVAAREELIRQRLRQIDVDPVGDTPQAQAATI, encoded by the coding sequence ATCCGGCCGGAACGCCGTGCCGACTGGGAGATCTACAAGTTCGCCGACAACTTCCGGCAGGGTAGCACGCACAACGAGCTGGCCGAGCCCGATGGTCGCGATGTCATGCTGGTGCTCGACGGCCAGCAGCGTCTGACGTCGCTGTTCATCGGCCTGCGCGGGACCTACGCGGTGCGGGCGCGATATGCACGACGCAACAACCCGGACGCCTGGAGCCGGCAGCGCCTGTACATCGACCTCCTGAAAGACCCTGCCGTCGAGGAAGAGGAGATCGACGGCGAGGACCTTGGCGTCACCTACGGCCTGCGCTTCTTCGAGCAGGACCCGATCAACGACGCGGCACACCATTGGATGAAGGTTGGTCGCATCTTGGATTGCACCAGCGACGACGCCTTCGATCACCTCCGCGAGGCGATTGTCGACACGCTGCCCGACACGACGACGCGCGCGCAGCAGAGGATCGCCGAGCGGACGCTCGACCGGCTCTATCGAACGGTGTGGAAGGACGGCGTCATCGCCTACTACACCGAGAAGGACCAATCCTACGATCGCGTGCTCGACATCTTCATCCGTGCGAACGACGGCGGGACGAAGCTGAGCAAATCGGACCTCCTGCTGTCGATGATCACCGCGCAGTGGGAGGGGGTCAGCGCGCGGCAGGAAATCTACGCCTTTGTCGATCATCTCAACGACGGCCTGACCGCACGCAATCGCCTCGACAAGGATTTCGTGATGAAGTCCTGCCTCGTCCTGTGCGACCTCGATCCGCGATATAAGATCGGCAACTTCACCAACGCCAATCTCGAGCGCATCGAGGCGAACTGGCGTGCGATCAAGGCGAGCCTGGAAGCGACGCTTCGCTTGGTCAATCGCTTCGGCATTGACGCGGAGACCCTGACGTCGCTGAACGCGTTGCTGCCCATCGCCTACTACCTACACAGGATCGGGGGAGGCAGCCTGGACGGTTCGACCCCATTCGAGGCCGCCAACGCGAAGCGGATCCAGCGCTGGCTGCTCGGCAGCCTGCTGAACGGCGTGTTCGGCGGTAGTTCCGACCGGACGATCGGCATCGCGCGCGCTACCCTTCAAACCGCCTTGGAGACGGGCCGCGATTTCCCGGAACGGGCGCTCGTGGAAGTCCTCGTCGGTCGCGGCCGCGCCGCGGCGTTCGACGAGGGCAACATCGAAGGCGTGCTCGGATCGAGCTACGGCAAGCGGACGTGCTTCCTGGCCCTGTCGCTCCTCTACGATGCTCACGCGTGGGGCGCGATGCCTCATCATATCGATCACATCATCCCGCGCTCGCTCGCGGACCGCAGAGCCCTCGCGGCACAGAACATCCCAGCGCCGGAGATCGATCGGATCCTCGCGAGCGTGAACCGCCTCGGGAACCTTCAGCTTCTTCTCGCGCGCGAGAACCTCGAGAAGAGCAACATGCCATTCGATCGGTGGCTGCAAACGCGAGACGCAGATTTCCGCAGTCGTCACTTGATCCCGAACGATCCCGCCCTCTGGTCGGTCCGCGCATTGCCGGAATTCGTCGCCGCGCGCGAGGAACTCATCCGACAGCGTCTCAGACAGATCGATGTCGACCCCGTCGGTGACACGCCACAAGCTCAGGCGGCGACGATTTGA
- a CDS encoding GSU2403 family nucleotidyltransferase fold protein: MQICDLHTVPSAMPRPLSLAQHTLYADLLEQGIGDLFDTDFAENGSILMRPGRMGGPAQHAYYQGYRRVFGGRDRGQRYARYLGRADDPAVASRIARFSRVKAVRAERATTVRALIEAGMPRPDRMTGQLVEALARAGLFPDAAVLLGAAAYQTYGGILGVRLSTALSKPVGDAETRSIQVALRAVDQTAKIHAALCGVDPSFAPWTCSADPTRTTCFQNADRVRVDVSTVNAEPILFKAAVSAVVLFGPGIPVTVPAPECWLIRTLIGQGQRTIATGDTNRALARAAELVKAVSIAGRSHLLAKGLREACRAELQNEIQHLPAAARTILEGCFQIRQVGRTL; the protein is encoded by the coding sequence ATGCAAATCTGCGACTTGCATACAGTGCCGTCCGCGATGCCACGACCGCTCTCGCTCGCCCAGCACACGCTGTACGCCGATCTCCTCGAACAGGGGATCGGCGACCTGTTTGATACGGATTTTGCCGAGAACGGCAGCATACTGATGCGGCCCGGCCGCATGGGCGGCCCCGCCCAACACGCCTACTACCAAGGCTATCGCAGGGTCTTCGGCGGGAGGGATCGAGGACAGCGCTACGCCCGCTACCTTGGGCGCGCTGATGATCCAGCGGTCGCGTCACGGATCGCGCGGTTCTCACGGGTCAAGGCAGTCCGCGCCGAGCGCGCCACGACCGTTCGCGCCCTGATCGAAGCCGGGATGCCGCGACCCGACCGGATGACAGGACAGCTGGTTGAGGCGCTGGCCCGCGCAGGCCTATTCCCCGACGCGGCTGTTCTGCTCGGCGCGGCCGCGTATCAGACTTACGGCGGCATCCTTGGGGTCCGACTGTCGACAGCCTTGAGCAAGCCCGTCGGCGACGCGGAAACGCGCTCGATCCAGGTCGCCCTGCGCGCGGTTGATCAGACGGCTAAGATTCATGCAGCGCTATGCGGCGTCGATCCGAGCTTCGCGCCCTGGACCTGTTCGGCTGACCCGACCCGTACGACGTGCTTTCAGAATGCAGACCGCGTCCGGGTCGATGTCAGCACCGTCAACGCAGAGCCTATCCTCTTCAAAGCGGCAGTCAGCGCCGTCGTTCTGTTCGGTCCAGGCATCCCGGTGACCGTCCCAGCGCCGGAGTGTTGGCTTATTCGCACCCTGATTGGGCAGGGACAGCGGACCATCGCCACCGGCGATACGAACCGAGCGCTTGCCCGGGCAGCCGAGCTCGTCAAAGCCGTGAGCATCGCCGGACGAAGCCACCTCCTCGCAAAAGGGTTGCGCGAGGCTTGCCGGGCCGAGCTCCAGAACGAGATCCAACACTTGCCCGCCGCTGCGCGAACCATTCTGGAGGGCTGCTTTCAGATACGACAGGTCGGTAGGACCCTGTGA